From the Candidatus Manganitrophaceae bacterium genome, the window ATCCGCGCCGCTTCGGTTCGATTGGAAACTTCCTGCAAGACCCGGATCAGGTATTGCCGCTGCAGCTCGTCGAGCGACATCAACGGGAAAGGGGGAAGACCCTCTTCCGAGGCCGGACCGTCCCGGACCGACAGCGGCAGATCCTCAGGGAGAATGACGCGGCCGGTCGTCAACACCACCGCCTGTTCGATCGCGTGTTGCAGCTCACGGACATTTCCCGGCCAGGCGTACCGGCTCATCGCCTCGAGCGCCTGGGGAGTAAATGCCAGATCGCGCTTCTTCGTCTCGGCGGCATATCGTTTCAAGAAATAGTCGGCCAGCAGCGGGATATCTTCCCGCCGGTCGCGCAGCGGCGGCAGCGGGATCGTCACCACCCGAAGGCGATAGAGAAGGTCTTCGCGGAAGCGTCCTTCTTTTACCCGCTGTTCGAGCGGCTGATTGGTCGCGGTGATGATCCGGACATCGACACGGATCGGATCGTTGGCGCCGACCCGCCGGATCTCCCGCTCTTGAAGGGCCCGCAACAATTTTGCCTGAAGGGCCAGGCCCATCTCGCCGATTTCATCGAGAAATAGGGTTCCCCCCTCCGCCTCCTCGAAGAGCCCCTTTTTGCTCGCAATCGCGCCGGTGAAGGCCCCTCGAACGTGGCCGAACATTTCACTCTCCAACAGCGGCTCCGGGAGCGCGGCGCAGTTGACGACGACAAACGGCTTCCCGGCGCGGGGACCGTTGTAGTGGATCGCCCGGGCGATCAGCTCCTTGCCGGTTCCGCTTTCTCCCAGGATCAGGACCGTGCTGTTCCGGTCGGTGATCATCGCCACCGTTTTATAAATGTCGGTCATCAAACGACTATGCCCGATGATCTGATTAAGGCCATAGGTCCGGGTGAACTCTTGCCGGTATTGTTCATTCTCCTTTTGCAGGCGTCGCTGGTCGAGCGCACGGCGGACAACGATTTTGATCTCGTCTTCCCGAAACGGCTTGCTGACGTAGTCGAAGGCACCCGCCTTCATCGCATCGATCGCCGATTCCATCGATCCGAACGCGGTCACCAGGATCACCAGCGTCTCGGGACTCTGCTCCTTATAGCGCCGAAGGACCTCCAGACCATCCACCCCCGGCATCTTCAGATCGGTGATAATTAAGTCATAAAATTCTCGCTCGAGGTGCGCCACCGCCTCCCGACCGCCGGAGGCCGATTCGACCCGATATCCGTCGTCCGATAAGATTTCGGCGAGAAGCTGGCAAGCGACGGCGTCGTCATCGACGGCCAAGATTCGGGTTGAGGTGTTGTCGGCTCGTTTCATCTCCGTCCTACCGGAAGGGTAATGACCCAGGTTGTGCCGGCGCCGACACGGCTCGAGACATCCATTTCGCCCCCATGCGCCTTGATGATCTCTCGGCAGAGGCTCAGCCCCAAGCCGGTCCCTTTTCCTTGCTCTTTGGTTGTGAAAAACGGCTCGAAGATTTTGGTGAGATCCCCCGCTGCAATGCCGACGCCGGTATCGGCAACCATAATCCGAATCTCTCCATCAACCGACCGGGTCTGCAAATGTAAGAGCCCGCCGTTCGGCATCGCATCCATTGCATTGGTCAGCAGATTGAGGAACGCCTCCTGCAGATCACCGGGATCTCCAGCCGCGGTCGGCAAACCCTCCTCGAAAAGGGTGCGGACCTCGATGCCGCGCAGAGAGATCCCCGGCATCACGAGGTCGAGAAGGCCTTTCAACAACAGATTAATCTCGACCGGACCGGGACGCGAGGTCGGCTTTCGGACCGTTTCGAGCACCTCTTGGATGCTCTGGACCATCCGCTCCAGCTGAGACTCGATGATCTTCAGCCGCTCCTCTCTCTTCTCGGGGGAGACGTCCCGTTTTAACCGCTGGAGGTGGCCGAGGGTGGAGTGAAGCGGGGTGCCGATCCGATGGGCGAACGCCGCCGCCATCTGCCCCGCGGCCGCCAGCCGTTCGCTGTGGGCGAGCCGAAGCTGCATTTCGGAGAGGCGACGGTTGACCCGGGCCAGCTCCTCATAACGCCGATTGACCTCCGACGTCGCCTGCTCGATCCGTCCCTGTAATGAATCATTCAGTTGTCCGACCGCCTCGGTCCCCTCGCGGATCCTTAGGATCATCCGGTTGAATTGCGCCGCAAGCGCACCGATTTCATCTTGGGATTCGACCGGGACCTGCCTCCTGAGGTCGCCTGTCTCGACGTGAGCCATCTCCTTCAAGAGCGAAGCGATCGGCTGGCCGATCCTTCGACGCAGATACCAGACCAAGAAGAACAGAATCACAACCGCCACTATCACCGTCACCAACACGGCATGTAAGCGATCCCGGGCCACCAACGCTTCAAAGCGCTTCAGAGAAATTTGGGCGAGAACCAAGCCGGGAACCTTCTGGGGGCCGATCTGCACCGGCGCCTGGATTTCCCAAAAAAGCTCCC encodes:
- a CDS encoding sigma-54-dependent Fis family transcriptional regulator, coding for MKRADNTSTRILAVDDDAVACQLLAEILSDDGYRVESASGGREAVAHLEREFYDLIITDLKMPGVDGLEVLRRYKEQSPETLVILVTAFGSMESAIDAMKAGAFDYVSKPFREDEIKIVVRRALDQRRLQKENEQYRQEFTRTYGLNQIIGHSRLMTDIYKTVAMITDRNSTVLILGESGTGKELIARAIHYNGPRAGKPFVVVNCAALPEPLLESEMFGHVRGAFTGAIASKKGLFEEAEGGTLFLDEIGEMGLALQAKLLRALQEREIRRVGANDPIRVDVRIITATNQPLEQRVKEGRFREDLLYRLRVVTIPLPPLRDRREDIPLLADYFLKRYAAETKKRDLAFTPQALEAMSRYAWPGNVRELQHAIEQAVVLTTGRVILPEDLPLSVRDGPASEEGLPPFPLMSLDELQRQYLIRVLQEVSNRTEAARILGIDRRTLYRMARRHGISLAEEKGEEGHSE
- a CDS encoding HAMP domain-containing protein, coding for MVDLSRWNIGLQTKITLFVIGIVVSVLSLATTVSRLIIERQARLLLRSEYITLVKQIGAGIGTLEELRDRSVLEGELAKLREIDPEIVLIEIFDLTPDSPQMTARSGAAVSRLNALPSASEIETSRNGEPLAHLAELDGELFWEIQAPVQIGPQKVPGLVLAQISLKRFEALVARDRLHAVLVTVIVAVVILFFLVWYLRRRIGQPIASLLKEMAHVETGDLRRQVPVESQDEIGALAAQFNRMILRIREGTEAVGQLNDSLQGRIEQATSEVNRRYEELARVNRRLSEMQLRLAHSERLAAAGQMAAAFAHRIGTPLHSTLGHLQRLKRDVSPEKREERLKIIESQLERMVQSIQEVLETVRKPTSRPGPVEINLLLKGLLDLVMPGISLRGIEVRTLFEEGLPTAAGDPGDLQEAFLNLLTNAMDAMPNGGLLHLQTRSVDGEIRIMVADTGVGIAAGDLTKIFEPFFTTKEQGKGTGLGLSLCREIIKAHGGEMDVSSRVGAGTTWVITLPVGRR